From Desulfoplanes formicivorans:
GGTCTGGTTGTTCTGGATGTATTCGACGATTGTCCCGGGGTGAAGGGGGGAGAGAGAAGAAAGGGGCATGAGTACCTGGGCAAAAAAGGTTGAGAATTATTGAGAGTGCACAGGGCACAGGAGTGCACAGTACTTCAGAGTGCGCAGTACACAGTACACAGTGCACAGGGAAAAAGGCGTCTCGAATCGATTGATGAAGGTGTCCTGCCTTCCAATGTGCTTTACATGGCCATTGCAAAAAGAAGTGATCGCCCCGGGATTATGATTCTGTGCCCTGCGTACTGCGTACTGTGTACTTTTTTAATGCTTGAACGAGCGCTGGCCCGTGAAGACCATGGCTACCTGGGGCACGGCCTGATTGACGGCCTGGATGACCTCGTGATCGCGGATGGACCCGCCGGGCTGGGCAATGGCCGTGATGCCCTGGGCCAGGGCCACGTCAACGCCGTCGCGAAAGGGGAAGAAGCCGTCGGAGACCATGACTGATCCGGGCAATCCGCCCTTGGCCTTGTTTGTACGGGCCATGATGTCCTCAAGGAGCGTTCGGGCGTTTTCATCCTGGAGGGCCTTTTCCTTGAGCTCGTACAGGGAGCAGCTCTGTTCCTCAAAGGCCAGGTTGTCGGCATACTTGGTATAAGCCTTGTGGATGGCCAGTTCCACGCATCCCACCCGGTCCTGTTCACCCGTGCCGATGGCCGTGGTCACCCCGTTCTTGGCCATGATCACGGAGTTGGACGTGACCCCGGCCTCAACAGCCCAGGCAAATACGAGATCGTCGGCTTCTTGCTTGGAAGGACCCCGGGCGATGAAGGTGGAACCGTCTTTGGACGTGGCTTCGGCAGGCAGGAAATCGTCGGCTGCAAGGATCTTGTTGCGGAAGGAAAACTGGGCAATGATCCCGCCGTCGGTGAGGGACTTGAGGTCCAGAAAGGGAGTGTTCACCAGGGTTTCCAGCTTGGCCAGGCCGGGGATTTCCAGGATGCGCAGGTTTTTACGCGATTTGAGGGTGTCCACGGTGCCGGGTTCAAAAGAGGGGGCCGCAACCACCTCAAAATATCCCGAGGCAATGATCTCGGCGGCCTTGGCATTGAGGGGCCGGTTGACCACAATGGCCCCGCCAAAGGCGGCAATGCGGTCGGCCCAGAAGGCCTTGAACAGGGCCGTGTCTATGCCCTCGTCGGACCAGGCCGCGCCACAGGGGTTGTTGTGTTTGAGGATGACGGCAGCGGGTTTGGCGGTGAGATACTGGAGGATATTGATGCCGTTGTCCACGTCGGTCAGATTGATCTTGCCGGGATGCTTGCCCGCCTGGATCATCTGTTCTTCGGTCATGCCGGAAACCAGAGCCTCCCCGCCCTGGCGCAGGGTGACCCCGCCCAGTTGGAGAACGCCCTGTTTGAGTTCGTACAGGGCGGCGGGCTGGTCGGGATTTTCTCCATAGCGCAGCCCCTGTTCCTGGCCGTTGATGGTCCAGGTTCTCTTGTGAAAGGTCAGGGTGGTCTCTCCCAGGGTTACGGTCATGGTGGGGGGAAAGGGATCGGATTGAATGGTCTTGTACATGGTTTTCAAATCGCTCACAAAGGACTCCTTGGATGGGCTTGGAAAAACGGATATTTTCTAACGGATGGGAAACGCTGTGAAGAACAGGGTTTCTAGCACATGCCAAATCAGGGGGCAAATGGGCCGGACCGCTTGCAATCGGCGCTTCAACTGGTGGTCGCCGGAGGGGTGTTCGGCAACATGATGCAGGCTGTCAGGTGGAAGAATCGGGTGGTTCATTCCCCTTTTCCTGCCCGGCAAGAAGGGCCAGATGCGCGCCTTCGGGGCGCTCAAGCCTGACTAGTCCGGTCAGGTAATAATAGTAGTAGCGAATTGAATCCACGTAATCCACGACTTCGATGCCGCGACAATACCCGTGGGCAGCTTCCTGGTAGTATTTGCGGTAGCTGAGCAGGGGGAAGACTTCCTTGACGTCCCGCCAGGAATGTTTGTTTCTGCCCCGTTGCTCGGCAAGGGTCATGGCGTCGCGCAGGTGTCCCATGCCCTGGTTGTAGGCGGCCAGGGCAAAAAACAGGGTGTTCCAGGCATCAAGTCCAAGGGGCTGCAGCCGATCCACCAGACTTCGCAGATACCTGACCCCGCCCTCGATGCTTTGCAGGGGGTCCAGCCGGTTGGAAATGCCCAGTTCAGCCGCTGTGTTCTGACTGATCTGCAGCAATCCGCGCACGCCGGTTTTGCTTGTGGCCCGGGCATTGAAATGGGATTCCTGATAGATGAGGGCCGTCACCAGCAGGGGATCAAGGTCGTTTTCCCGGGCAACCTGGGCAATGGTCGGGCCATAGCGGGGCAGCTTGCTGTTCAGAACACCGGCCAGGTGGGAGAGTTCATAAAAATCCGTTGTTTGGGGAAAGAATCCGAAATAGCGCGCCTTGAGCTCCCGGAAAAAGGACGAATGGGGAAGATCCGCCCACAAGGCCGCAAGTGCCTTGGCCCTGCTGCCGGTTCGGGTATTCCATATCCATCGGGTGGCAATGTGATGGTGCAGTTCCAGGGAGGTCCTGATCTCCGGGAAAAAGGGCTGCCAGAGCTTGAACGCGGTGGCCCCCACCAGACCGAAGCGAAGTCGTTCTCTGGTCATTGTTTCCAGCAGGTTATGCATGGTCAGACTTGATGCCCGGCGGTCCATGTCCGGACAACCGAGAACATCGGTCAGGGATGCCAGGGCCGGAAGCATGTGGGGATTGCGGGCAACGGGCAGGGAGTAGGCGCAGATGTCCTCGGGATGGAGCAGATCCTGCTTCCATTTGTTGTGGATGAGTACCGGGTGGCTTCCCCGGTAGGCCGGGCCGGCGGCAAGGTGGTCGCCGTGACTGGCAAGGTCCGGCTCCCCGGTATGGATGAACATGTCGGCGTGCCCGTTTTCCACGGCGTCCAAGCCTGCCCTGGGCGATTCCACCGGAATCCATTTCGGCACGAGCCGGTGCTTGCGGCAGAAGTGTTCCACCAGTTCCCGGTCGAATCCCGGGCCATACGGGGAAAGCCGGGAGATGGTCGTCTCGTCGGGCACATAGGCCACCCGAAAACCGTCCGAACGGATTTTCGGCTCGAAAAGTTGGCTGACCAGAAAGGCCTGGATGGCCACGAGGACCAGTATGTGCAGGATGGTTGTCAGAGAAGTACGCATACGTTGGAAACCTCCTAGAGAAGGGGGCGGCGTTTGGCAAGGGCGGGGAAACTCATCAAGTGCGCAAGGCACTTGAGTAGGCAGTGCGCAGGGGGCAGTGGGGGCTGGAAAAAGTGGCCGGTTTGCTCCACGAGGTGATGGATTGCTGGTGCTTGTGAAAGGTTTGTCTTGCTCATTGACTTTGCACCGCCGGTTTTTTAAGCAAAGTTGCTATTTGCCGTCCGCATGGGGACTGCGATCATTTTCAAGGAGAAATGGAATATGTCGAATACCGTGGTGATGGGAGCGCAATGGGGTGACGAGGGCAAGGGCAAGATCGTCGATCTGCTCACCCGGGAAGCGGACCTCATTGTTCGTTTTCAGGGAGGGAACAATGCCGGCCACACCCTGGTCGTGGGTGATACAAAATGCATCCTGCATCTCATCCCGTCGGGCATCCTGCATGCCGACAAGATCTGCTGCATCGGCAACGGGGTGGTCCTTGATCCCGAAGTTTTCTGCAACGAGTTGGACGGATTGGTGAAACACGGCCGAACCATTGGCCCGGATCATCTGATGATCAGCAAGAAAACCCATGTGATCATGCCGTACCACAAGATACTGGATGCCGCCAGGGAAGCCCACAAGTCCGGCAAGGACAAGATCGGAACCACCGGCCGGGGCATAGGACCCTGTTACGAAGACAAAGCCTCGCGCATAGGCATACGGGCCGGAGATTTGGCCGACATGGATCTGTTGCGCACGAAGATTCAAAAGGCCCTTGTGGAAAAGAACGCCCTGTTCAAGAATCTGTATGGCCTTGAGCCCCTGATGGCCGATGAGGTGCTTGAGCAGATCCGCCCCTTTGCCCAGCGTACGGCCACGTATCTGGGCGACGTGTCCGCAGCCATTCAGGAAACCGTTTCCAGGGGCCGTTCCATCCTGTTTGAGGGCGCCCAGGGAACCCATCTGGACATAGATCACGGCACCTATCCTTTTGTGACCTCATCCAATACGGTTGCCGGCAATGCGGCTGCAGGTGGCGGTTGTGCCTGTAAGGTGCTCGATCGCATCGTGGCCGTGGTCAAGGCCTATACAACAAGGGTGGGCAGCGGCCCGTTTCCCGTTGAACTCGACGACCACGCCGGAACCTTTCTCCAGGAAAAGGGCGGGGAATTCGGGGCGACCACGGGTCGACCCCGTCGGTGCGGCTGGCTTGATCTGGTCATCCTTCGGGAATCGGTTCGTCTCAACGGGCCCACGGATATCGCCCTGACCAAACTGGATGTTCTGGGCGGGCTGGACGAAATCAAGCTGTGCACCTCCTACAGGTACGATGGTCGCGAGATCCTGTACCCCCCCCAGGAAGAAAACAGCCTGGCCCGGGTCGAACCGGTGTACGAATCCATGCCGGGATGGCACGAGGACATCAGCGGCTGTTCGGATTTCCAGTCCCTGCCCCAGGCGGCCCGGAATTATGTCCTTCGGGTGGAGGAACTTTTGGGAGTTCCCATCTCCCTGGTTTCGGTGGGTCCTGACCGGGATCAGACCATCAGACGATAATCCGATTTCGTTTGCATGTGATGTTTACCAAGAAGACGGCTGATACCTGTATCAGCCGTCTTCTTGTATAATGCAACGGCAGCCTCTGCCCCACCGTTCGATTCAGATTGTCATGGCAGGTCCGACTTATAATGTCATACCTTTTATGTCGAGTTCGACTGCAGCCAGGAGTGGTAACGGACTTTACCGCAGGTAGGCCGCGCCGACAATTGTCATACATCTCCCTCCCCAAAAGACGTTGCTTCCCATTGTTTTCTTGTGTTACCCCCCTTCTCTGTCATCATTAATTGCGCAGCCATTTGGCCTGCCCTTGTAGCACTTTGGATGACAACGTGTCGTTGATACGTATGGCAGGCCTGGAAGGTCTGCTGACAGGCATAGCGTATGAACCCTTTTGCAATGGAAATGTGATGCATTGTAACGAAGTTCTTGGTTGTCGTACCTCTTCTAGCCCGGGGGAACAGGATGGAGGCGCCAACCTGGGTGACGAGGGAAACATCTTGCTCCGCGTTGTTCAGCTTTTATCCCGCAATGATCTGCCTTTTGGCGAGAAACTCCAACAAGGATTGTTGATCCTGCTCCAGCGCATGGGCGCCGAAAGGGGATCTATTATGCTTTTGACCGATGACCAAACGCGGCTTGAAGTCATGGCCTCGTCCAAGCCGTCCCTGGTCGGTCTGGTTCAGGATATTCGGGAGGATACTGTTTCTGGGCATGTTCTGGCCACGGGTGAACCTTTATTAATTCGTGACATCTTGGGCGATGAGCGGTTCAAGCCCCGGGGTGTGTCCTACAAGACGACCTCTCTGATATCCGTGCCCCTGCGTTCAGCCCAAGGGGGGCATGTTCTCGGGGTGGTCAATGTTTCCGACAGGCAGGACGGGATCAGTTTTGATTCGGATGATGCGAACCTGCTCCAAACCTATGCCGGATGGATATCCCCCCTGTTGGAGAACTGCCGTTTATTCGAGCAGGTTCGACAGGAAAAGGACAGGTACAAGGTGCTTGCCCGGGAACTGGAGCACAAGCGCAACGAGCTGCTGGTGTCCACAATGGAACGGGCTGATCTTGTGCAGATGGTGGTGCATGATTTTAAAAGTCCCTTATCCGCCATCATTGCCACCTATGATCTGCTTCTCTACATGGGGGTGAATGCAAAACAGCGGCGTATTATTGCCAACGGACTTGAGGGCGCCAAAAACCTGCGTAAGATGATCAATGATTTTCTGGAAACCGCCCGGGTTCAGGAACTCCAGAGCGATGTCTTCCGTCTGGCTCCCGTGGATATTTCTCTGGTGATCCAGCAGGAGGTGGAACGCATTCAGATTGTTCTCAAACAAAGGAATCTTATTCTCCAGGTCTCGACTGGAAGCAACGTTCTAGTGAGCGGAGATTCTTCCCTGCTGGCCCATCTCTTTCAAAATCTGCTTTCTAATGCGGTCAAGTATACACCAGCTGGGGGGCAGATCCGGGTTCAACTGGTCCGCGGTAAGGGCCATCGAGGGACAGATCGTCAGGGGAGTTATGTCAAATTCTGGGTGGAGGATTCGGGCATGGGCGTGCCCGATGTCTCCAAACACCACGTTTTTGAACGGTTTGCCCGGGCGTCCCAGGCCGTTGATCAGGGCATCCAGGGGGCGGGAGTGGGGCTGTATATGTGCAGGAAGATAGTCCGGCTTCTCGGGGGATCCATTTGGGTCGAGGATTCCGAACTGGGCGGGGCGAAATTTTGTGTGGAGTTGCCAGCCATTGCAGGATGCGAAAATGATTGATGCCCATGCTCCGATCCTTGTGGTTGACGATGTGGGTCCCTCCCGGCAGGCAGTGGTCAATGTTCTTGATGTGCTGGGTTTTTCCCACATTCTTGAGGCGGCCAACGGGGCAGAGGCCTGGCAGCTCATGCGTGATGGACAGGATCAGCTCGGACTGGTCATTTCCGATTGGAAAATGCCCCGCATGTCAGGCATTGAGCTGCTCAAAAGGGTACGAACCCATGCTTCTTTGTGCGAGATTCCTTTTTTACTGTTTACTTCCAAGGTCGAACCCGGTGATTTGGCCTTGGCCGCGGATATGGGGGTGAGCGGCTACCTGGTCAAGCCATTGGATATCAGTGTCCTGCAGCATAAGCTTTACATTTTGAGCCGCGAGGTCTCGACACGGGGAAATACGGCTGTCCTCACGCTTGAAACCCTTGTTCGTGAGGGGCGGCTCCCTGAAGCCCGGGAGCTTGTGGTTCGGATGATCAGGTCGGCCGGAGAGGAGCCGGACAGTTTTTCCCTTTACGGGCAGGCGTTGCTGGCGCGTCTTGACGGTGATCTGGAACGGGCCGGAACGCTGATCGATGCATGCCTACGCCACGCACCCCTCATGGGGCGGGCCTGGCTGTTGCGGGCCAGGATTCTGCATGAGGCAGGAGACATGGATCAGGCCCGAAGCAGCGTGGACAAGGCCATGCAGCTCAGTCCGGACAACGTGGAATACGTGCTTTTCCGGGGCAAGCTGGAGCTGGACGATCACAATATCCCCCAGTCCCGACTGTTTTTTATGACCGCTCTGAACATGGCCCCGGGGGACGACAAGGTCAGGGAGAAGGTCTGGAGGATGCACATCGAGGCGGACCAGGTGCATGAGGCCATGCAGGAGTTTGGCCCCTATCTGTGGGCATTTTTGTCTTCGGAAGTCCTGAACGATACGGCCCTGGCCCTGAGAAAAAAGGGAAAAACAGAGGTTGCGGTCAGGGTGTATCGCGAAGCCCTGCGCAAGGACCCTGCCAACACCCGGTTGCTTTTCAACCTGGCCATGGCCGAGGTGCGTTTATCGGATACCAGGAACGCCCTCAAGCATTTGCAACGGGTCGTGGATATGGATCCTGATTTTCATGCCGCTCACAACGTGCTGGACAAGATGAGGTCCAGAAACAAGAAGCCCCTGTGAATTCTGGCCACGGCAGGCATTGGCAGTCCCTGTCCGTGGTGATTTGTTCCTTCCCCTGCCTGCTGCGTTGCCTTGTTTCCCCTCCCTTCCCTTTCCTGCTGCATTGCTTCCCAGCGCACTTTTGAGTAGGTACTTGGCTGAAGACTTTCGAAAACCATGTTTTCGGGTACCTGTGTTTGTTTTTCCTTCAAAGTGTGTCTGCCAATCATGATCCACGTCAAATCCCTTTCCCATTCCTTTGGCTCCCACTGGGCGCTCAAGGACGTTTCCTTTTCCCTGCGTCAGGGGGAATTCCTGTTTCTTGTGGGCCCTTCGGGCGCGGGCAAGACCACGCTCATGCGTATTTTGCACGGTGCTCTGCCTGTTCAGCGGGGGCGGGTCAATGTGGCCGGCATGGATCTGGGCACCTTGCGTGCCAGCCGATTGCACCGCCTGCGCCGCCAGATCGGGGTGGTTTTTCAGGATTTCAAGGTTCTGCCCGGGCGTACGGTTTTTGACAATGTGGCCCTGCCCCTGCGGGTTCAGGGGCAAAAGGCCCAGGTTGTCCAGCACCGTGTCCGGGCGGTTCTCCGGAGTCTCGAACTGGACACCAAGGCCCGCTGCCTGTGCCAGGAGCTTTCCGGAGGCGAGCAGCAGCGGGTGGCCATTGCCCGTTCCGTGGTGGTCAAACCCAAGATTATCCTGGCCGATGAACCTACCGGCAATCTGGACCCTGATCTGGGCAGGCGGCTCATGAATGTCTTTCACCAGTTCAACCGGCACGGCACAACCATTGTCTTTGCCACCCACAATCGGGACATCCTGGCCAATACGCCCATGGCGAACATCCTGTACCTGCGCGACGGAGCGCCTGTTGCCCTGGAAAGCCCGTCGGGCCAGGGACTTCGCCGGGAGCTTTGGGCCAGACGAACCACAGGCAGTTGCGAGGAGGGATGAGGTGATCGCATTGGGGGGATTGTTCACCCAGGGAATCAGGGATATTTTCCGCACACCGTGGGCCTTGTGTCTGACGGTGGCCGCCGTTGGTCTGGTTGCGTTTTTGGCGGGCATGTTTCTCATGCTGGTCAACACCATCGAAGATCAGATTGTGCGACGGCAGGCCGAGGTGCAGTTCCAGGTCTACTGGCAGCAGGGGGCCGATCTCGAGCGGGTCAGGGCAGCATGGCAATCCATGGAACAACTTCCCGATCTGGTGGGGACCACGACCTTTACCCCGGATGGAGGACTGGACGTTCTGGCCCAGGCCTTTGCCGACCAGGTTGATCTGACGGGATTCAAGCAGGCCAGCCCGTTGCCGGCGACGGCCCTGCTGACCTTTACCCTGCCCTCCAGGGATCAGAATCAATGGGTCCAATCCATGCTTGCCAGACTGCAATCCCTGCCCCTTGTGGCCTCGGTCCACTACAATCCGCTCAGGATCGATGTTGTCCATTCCTGGATGCGGGTGAGCCATGCCATGTTCTGGCCGGTCATCTGTTTTCTGATTCTGGTGGTGGGGCTGGTGGTGGGCAACACCATCAAGCTGGCTCTTTTCCAGAGGCAAGACGAGATCGAGATTCTTCGCCTGGTGGGGGCCAGTCGCTTGTACATCCGGCTTCCCCTTGTGGTGGGCGGGGCGGTTCAGGGACTTCTGGGAGGCCTTTTGGCCCTGGGCCTGCTGGGCCTTGTTCACCTGGGGCTGCAGGACATGCTGTATTTTCCGCCTTTGTGGATCGAAGTGCCCTTTTTGTCCGTACAGGAGATTCTGGGCATGCTCGGGATGCTCATGGGCGTGGGGATTGTCAGCAGTTTTGTGGCCGTGAAGGAAGGGTGATCATGTCAGGGAGGCCTTGACCATTTCGGCCATGATGGTGCCCGTGTCCATGACCGGCAAGGGGGTGATGGCCCGGATATGGTCAAAAATCTTCGTGAGGTGGGTGCATCCCAGAACAATGGCTTCAAGGTTTTGCTGCCGGGTCAGGGCAAGCAGGTGGTTCAGGGGATAGTCGGCCATGACCTGACGGGCCTCCTGGTGTTCAATGCGTTTGATCAGGTCAAGGCTGGAAAATCCGGTGATCTCCATGTGCGCGTTTCGGGCCAGGAGCAGGGCCTCGATCGTCCCCAGGGTATGGGCGTTGGCCGTCATGAGCAGGATCCGTTGCCACTGGTCCGGCATGTTCTGGTAGACATCAAGGGGAGTGATAATGGGCAGGGAGGTTTGCTGTCTGAGCTGGTCCATATTGATGCTGGAGGCCAGGGAGTTGCAAAAGACCATGACACCTTGAAAGCCCCTGTGTTCCAGCCGGTTAACAGCCTCTTCCATGGTTTGTTGCAGGCCGTTGGTGTTTGTGTACTGGAGGAGGTTCTGTTCTTCCGGCGTCCTGGCCATGGGTATGGGATGACAAAGAATTCCGGAGCGCTCCAGCAGGGAACAGCCCAGGGCCGTGTCAAACCGGGTTCCGGCAATAACGGCGATTTTCACGAATACAGCTCCTTGGCATGGGTGGGGTGTTGTAGTACATTCTTGGCCAATGCACATTGGTAATACCTGTGTTTTACAGTGGCCAATTACCGTAAAACCTTTCCTGTCCGCAACATAAAAGCATGGGAAATCATGAAAAAAATTTATTATTGCCTGCTGGTGTGTCTGGTTCTCTGGGGAATTCCTGCCCTGGCTGCCCGGGATGACGGATATAATCCCCGTCCCGAGCCGGGGTACAATGGCCCCCTTTTTCGGATCGCCTATTTGGAAGGTGGTCCGTACATGGATTATCAGAAGAGTTTTAGGGGAACCATTGCTGCCCTGGCCGATCTGGGATGGATTGAGCCCATTGAACTGCCCCCGACCAGCGACCCCAACGAAACCAGGGCCCTTTGGGACTATGTGGCCGAGCACGCCAAGAGCAGATATATCCGGTTTTTGAAGGATGGTTTCTATACCTCGGGCTGGAATGCGGCCATCCGCCCCCAAACCCGGGAAACGCTGATCACCAGGATGAACAGGGACAAGGATATTGATCTGGTCATGGCCATGGGCACCTGGGCGGGTCAGGACCTGGCTAATGATCGTCACCATGTACCCACCATTGTCATTTCAACGAGCAATCCTCTTCAGGCAGGGATCATCAAGAGCCCTCAGGATTCGGGGTTTGATCACCTGCATGCCCAGATAGATCCGACCCGCTATGAACGGCAGGTTCGCCTGTTCCACGATGTCATCGGCTTTCAGCGTCTTGGCCTTGTGTATGAGAATACCCCGGCAGGCCGGGGGTATGCGGCTGTGGATGATGTGGAAAAGGTGGCCCGGGAGGAGGGGTTCGAGGTGGTTCACTACGAGGACACCTTTGACATTGATGATCTGGATCTGGCGTACACGCGGCTGGTCAAGGCCATGAATGCTCTGGCTCCCAAGGTGGACGCCTTTTACATAACTGCCAATCGGGGGATTCAGGAGTCCAGGATGGACAGCATCCTGGCCCCGGTTTTCAAGTACAAACTGCCCACCTTTTCCCAGTCGGGTTCACGCGAGGTGGAATTGGGCGTGCTCATGAGCATTTCCCAGGCCGGGCACAAGTACATCGGGGCGTTCTACGCCTCCACCATAGGCAAGATTATCAATGGGGCGGTTCCCAGGTATCTGACCCAGATTTATGAAGAACCACCCAAGATCGCGTTGAATCTGGAAACCGCCAAAAGAATCGACTACAATCCGCCTTTTGATATCCTGCTTTCGGCAGATGAAATTTACGAAAAGATCGAGCACGTCCACAACTAGGCGGCTGAAATTTTTGGGGATGTTACGCGGACTTTGAGAGCGTCAGGTGGCAGGAGAAGTTGTCGGGGAAAATCTTCTGTACCCATACCCCTGGACGTGATGGCCAGAAGGCGCTGCACACTGCGGGCAATGCATGAAACTTGATGCATTGCCCTTTTTTTGTCCTCAACGCGGAGGGGTACACGGGGATGGGCACTGCAGGCGGGTGGCCTTCCCATGGATCCGGTTTGTGCAAAGCTCTTGGCGTGATTCAGGATCCGGCAAAGCTTGCTAGCTGATGGCAAAACACGGGAGTTTGTCTTGCAATCGCTGGTAAACCAGATGGGTGAGCTCCCCATATCCTGCATGGGATTGCCAGCGGGCCGGCAAAAAGGGAGCAAAGGTTTCCGGCAGGGATGCCAGGCTGGCCTGTTCAAGGGTCAGGTTGGCCATTTGTTCGAGGTGGCGGGGCGTGATCCCGCCTCCGGCCATGAATTCAATACGTCCGGCCGGAACCATCGTGCCATCAGCATAGTGTGCCATGGCCAGGTTGTGGCCCGCGCACAGGGCGTTGGTGCGTACCGTGTCGGCGTGGTCGGCCTGCTGGGCATGGCCGGTCCGACGCAGGGCCCGAGAGACCCCTGCCTGCATGGCGGGAAGGTATTCTGTCTGATAGATTCCCCCATGGCAGACAATCCCTCGTACCAGGGCCAGAAGTGTATAGCAGGTGAACAGGGACGGCAGGATGCGGTGGTGTTCCAGGGCGTGCATAATGCCCGCTGGCGTCCACTTTTCGCCGCGTGTTTGCGGTGTGGTTCGCAGGGGAACCAGTTGATGCGTGCTGCCGGTTTTGACCAGATTCATGGGCATTTTGCATCCCTTGTGGTCCACGGTCCAGAAAAAGAGGGTTCCGGCGCGCTGGTTGTGTACGGATATGCTGGACGCACCCAGATCATTCAGTTTTTCTAGGGACCAGCAGCCTACTGCTCCGTCCAGTGCGTGCATGAGTTCTCTGCGCACGCAGGGATCAAACAAAAGGGTGTGCAGGAGGGACTTCGTGCTGGTGAGATCAGCCATGGCCAGTCGCGTACAGATGGTTTCCAGCTCCAGGTACACGGGTTGGGGAAAGATGGCGGCAAGATCCCGGGAGAACATGCTGTGCCAGGCACGGGCATTGATGGCCGTGCACTGGTCGGAAAAACATGCATGGTCCAGGGCCTGGGGATAGACGTGATCCAGCAGGTGGAGGACGGCCTGCTGTTCCGAGGGCAGCAGCCCCAAGGACGTGGACAGGGCCAGGGATCTGGCCTTGTGGAGCATGGCCGGGGTGTAGGCGGCCAGTTTGCTGGCCAGGGCGTGCTGCTGGCGACGGGGAAAGACCGGAATTTTGGCCGGAACCCACCTGGAAACGT
This genomic window contains:
- a CDS encoding aspartate/glutamate racemase family protein → MKIAVIAGTRFDTALGCSLLERSGILCHPIPMARTPEEQNLLQYTNTNGLQQTMEEAVNRLEHRGFQGVMVFCNSLASSINMDQLRQQTSLPIITPLDVYQNMPDQWQRILLMTANAHTLGTIEALLLARNAHMEITGFSSLDLIKRIEHQEARQVMADYPLNHLLALTRQQNLEAIVLGCTHLTKIFDHIRAITPLPVMDTGTIMAEMVKASLT
- a CDS encoding ABC transporter substrate-binding protein — encoded protein: MKKIYYCLLVCLVLWGIPALAARDDGYNPRPEPGYNGPLFRIAYLEGGPYMDYQKSFRGTIAALADLGWIEPIELPPTSDPNETRALWDYVAEHAKSRYIRFLKDGFYTSGWNAAIRPQTRETLITRMNRDKDIDLVMAMGTWAGQDLANDRHHVPTIVISTSNPLQAGIIKSPQDSGFDHLHAQIDPTRYERQVRLFHDVIGFQRLGLVYENTPAGRGYAAVDDVEKVAREEGFEVVHYEDTFDIDDLDLAYTRLVKAMNALAPKVDAFYITANRGIQESRMDSILAPVFKYKLPTFSQSGSREVELGVLMSISQAGHKYIGAFYASTIGKIINGAVPRYLTQIYEEPPKIALNLETAKRIDYNPPFDILLSADEIYEKIEHVHN